The Carassius gibelio isolate Cgi1373 ecotype wild population from Czech Republic chromosome B5, carGib1.2-hapl.c, whole genome shotgun sequence genome segment CTTGACTCACGTCAGATTTAAAGTCTCCGCCACAAGGGGGCAACACAACTAAAGGCATCAGCCAATTAAACATTCTGGATTCTCAGAATGTTGTAGGAATCATAGTTAATGGctgtaaacaaacaaaactaaaatcaaatctatttctaataacatttaaatttttataacaaaaatctCCTACAGAGTAATGTTGGTTTATGGTTCTGCCAGAttgaaagacataaaaaaaagcattctCTCTGAATAATTAGTgtataaaccttttttattttgtttaatttgctATTCTACCCAAGTACGAAATAAATAACTCAGACATTTTTAGACAAGTTTATGTCGATCACACTgtcatattttgaaatgtttttctttaacttGAATGTTTTCTTTGTACTTTATACCTAGAAATTTACATAAGAAACaagtcaaaataaaacattgtctGGTCACAAAAGACTTCAGATAACAATATAAGGCTACATACACGATATCTGAGGCATGCAGAGGGAAAacatattactttatttataattattattttaaataaaaatattacaaattacataaatatattgtttgcatatttgagaacattaaaaaaaagtagtcAATTGAAATCACAAAGTGTGAACGATTACCCTGTTAGTTACGACACAAGTAAGGGCTTAGCTGTGAAAGAACAAACactttcatacagaaaaaaataaaaaaataattgcatttagtctcttatttaaaaaaatatgcttaAGATTTAGCCAGCAGGTCTGAGTCATCTGAATACAAAAAAGTATGCATCATCATAAATGGTATTTTCCTGATTGAAAAAAAATActggttttgaaaaagaaactttCCCACTCgctggaaaagaaaaacacttactAAAACAGCTGATGTGGTTCAGATTCAAATGGCATGTTTGACTGATTGGATTAGTGTAActagtggtatttttttatgtagaacccccaccccccacccctaGTCACCTCCATAAGAAATATAAATTCCATGACTTCCgtgtatgaacaaataaatgcttcTTTGGCTGGAGAAATCTGCTTATAGATAAAACTGGCTGCACATTTCAAGAACTTTGAAAAATGCTGGTTTCTTGTCTTAAAAAAAAGGCACatatttatacaataaaatattgctAGCTTTTGATACAATCATCATTTATATCAAGCACTGATACTAGAAAAAGATAGGTCGTTATGAGGTTTTTACATTCAGCTGTCGATGATTAAAAACTACGATTATATTTACAGGAAGATGCATTTCACTGAAAAAATACCCACTTGCTCCAAATTAACTTACTGTTGTTTagtaaaaaatgtgtttgttttgcaGGCACTTATGACATGTTTTATGTACGTAAAATCTTCAAAGTCAATGCTCATTAACAGTATATCGTGCCCTTTTTCATCTTGACtcataaaaaaactgaaacaaaacaaacctAACTCATATATCTGTTGAGAGGAAAATGTGTCATGCTTCTGAGAAGATCATGAGATGTGATCTTCATATTTCGaaaggaagaagaaaaacacCAAGAAAGTATCACAACCCCCCACGCAATCCTTGTTAATGTCAGCGAGCATTTCCTAGTACAACAGCTGGAAAATCTCAGGTGTTCTAGCAGCTGATCTTGAGACCGCATTCTTCCGAAATGTCACATTTAAAGCTAACAAGAATATAAGAACAACCGCCATTGTAAAAACTGGACGTGGATCTGGTTTGCACCTGGAAAGCCAATAGCTTCTGCAACAATCTACCAGTTGTCTGCCCATTTAATGATAGTGATAAAGCTGGAAAAGGGTTGTGGTTTGCAGTTTACAAATTCACTCGGAAATACTCTCACTGATAACTGGCTTTTTGGCTGCATCTTCATCAGAAGGAAAGTGTTGAGCTTGGCGTCCTGAAGATCGGAGTCAATCACCACCTGAGTGTCTTGTGCGGCTGCAAATAGCTGCTCCTCCCCATCAGAAGTGAAATACACTAAAATCTTGAGTTCTACAGTAGAGTCGGTGATCTTCTGTGGGTCCAGTTGAAAGTTAACTTGTATGTAGACCAGGTAGACCCCTTTCTCTCGAACGATCATCGACATCTTGGTGTGGTCCAGAACACTCTCATTCTTATTCCTGTATCCGTGCCACTCATCCTCCCAGATCAAGTAATCATTTGTCTGATTGTAACCCCGAGCTTGAAGAAATCAAACATGTTAGCAAGAAGTTTCATTATAGCATCACAGGTTTATATTAAGTTATGTCATTCATTTAGAAACAAATTTGTGGACAATCACCTTTCAAAAGCCAGTGTTCCTGAGAGATTGGATGATCATACTTTCTAGAGAACATACTTTCTATTATAGAGCCTGTGAgattagaaaagaaaaacaaagttagGATCTCCAAGGTTTCCAACGCAGAAGGAATGCTGGTTACAAATGacaaataacatttttgtatGACTAAACATGTAATTCACATCTAGCAGACCACAAAAATGCATGACAACATAACAGAGAGAGAAACTCGGCTCCCCACCCAAACATTCTCACAGCAGACTCCCACTAACACACACGCAAAATAAAAAGCACCACTGGCTTAGTTGGGCTATACATTACCATTACCATTGTAGTAACCACATGTACTATACTACAGTTAAACTAGAATTAATTAGAATGGAGATTCTTCAAACAGTAGAGCTTTCAGGACCTTTCTACCATTTGCAGAAgcctagttttctttttatattagtCGAGGTATCAATTTGAATGGTTTATTTCGCTGACAACAAAACACGCGGTGAAGCCTATCTATGTTTAAATCATTCTCAGTTTTCTTAGCTACTTGTGAATGGTTATTGATGTCAAATTATAACCTTTATATAACCTTAATATTGTGGCTTAACACAGGCCACGCGTTTTTAAATGGGGTTTCGAACGCTTTATTTAGTAACGacaaaattcaaatgacaagttAGTCAGAACGTGTAGTTTCAACATGAGTCGCATTCGGTGAGGAGGTTACCGTAGTAACAGAATTCTtaagtatcttttttttaaaatatataacaaattctCAAGTATTATTCGTTTTAGAACTTTTCCGCCAAATTTCCACTTGCGCCCATCACAAGGACATTCTAAAACGCTGGACGTGGCTTAATGGACTAATACAGTGACATAAAGAGGACAAAGTCAAAATACACCGAACTAAAATACACACTAACTATATACAACCTAAAAAGATGCACTTAGATTTATCAGATAGAATACAGTTATAAGCAAAATGTAGCGTgaagaaaaatagaaatatatgcCGCGAACAGTCGCTGACAAAATACACAGTATTTACACATGATATAAATAGGTATAACTTACCATTCACGATGCTAATTCTGCAACCAGACACCTGTTGGAGTTACAGTAAGACATGTGTCAGTCACTTCAAGAGTAGACAGGCTGCACAGAAACAGAGCCTACGTAAAGAGATCGCATAAATGCATTCATTCGTTGTTTACAAACACGCCCTCTGCAATATGAGATCCATGAATTAGCTATCCTCATAAAATGCTGGAGAAAGCTCTAATATGGAAAACAAGGAAGTACTTCACTGCCCTGTGTCTACCTAGCCTAGCCTAAGTTAACTGaggataggattttttttttttcataaaaatgttaaaaccgAATATTTACTAGAATGGTAAACTATCTTACTATACTTTTATTCAATCAAATCATATACAGAATCATTAACACCGGGTCATTTTATTGTAAAAGATAACAATTTCTAGATGAAGAATCTGACATTCTGAGGCTGCAGATCAGTTACATTTACCTTCGACATGAAGACATACGTCAAGCACGACGCGATTAAAATAAAGCCCAAAGCTATCGATGTCCAGATAATATGCGCCCTGTTTGCCCGCGCTGTATCCATTCCTGCTCCTCAAGAAGTTGAAATAACTGCAGTCTCACACAAGAATGCCTTTTTACCGGATGAAGTCGGCTGTAATGAGATAGGCTACGAGTCTCTCCCACGCGTTCAACGGTGCGCTATTAAGTCCACATCACCTGTGGGTAAGATCAGGGTGGATGCGAACATGATAACAGAAAACTCATAGCTTTCACTTTGTAACGCATGCTTTTAAACACCCCCCTCCTGCTCCGAAATATTGTAATCTGAGCCAACATCttgtttcatttgatttattaGCACTGTTTGTAATTTCAATCTTTTATCATAATTTCAATCTTTTATCAATACTATAACAAGGTCAAGTGATTGGTGGATGGAGAACAGTCGTGTGTTTTAAAAGACAGAAGTTTAAATCTTTAATCTAAAAAGGTCCTAAAGAGCCACAATGAAAGGAAatcttaaaggggcagttcaccaagaaaaaaaatcatttagtcGTAATTTACTTTAAGAACGTGATTTAAAACAACGAATGAAGATATCAAGTCTCTAATGGTTGCAATaattactgtaaaaataacaaagtaGTCTTCTTGTGGAATAAATCCCAAATCCTCCAGAGCAGCCACATGGTAGCAATTTTGTGAGGATTGTGTTGCAGTTTAACAATGAAGTAATCATTTGTCTGAATCAGATCATCTAGTGATTTGTcataagtttaaaaagtttttaatgtttcattcatgGTTCTCAAATAAAACTCATTGAATCATTTGATGATCTAATTACAGGCTATGCATCAGCAACTGGAAGCAAACTATTAACCTTCAAAGCTACATAATGTAAAAATCACTAAGCAGCTAGTGAGGACAGTAGAAAGTAGCATTCATttatcaaaatgataaaaaaaaagtattattcaaAAAAATTGCGTTTAGTGTTAAATTATAATTAACTTTGACCAAACCTCACACTTTACCTAATCTGTTAACGGAATTAGCTATTTTCCCAAAGTTAACAGTGACAGTACAATGTCgcaaagtagcagttaaaatagAAAGTTTGTAGCTGTTGTTTAAAGTCCCTATTATCGACGACAAATTCaactgttcctcacacaaagccaTCACATGTCTTCACAAGACCTAAAGCGTGATTTTGCATCTTTTTTCAGTCTACATCATCACTGCCATTGCACTGAAACCACTGACCAAGAAATTCCTCCACATTTCTCCTTTTGTATTCTGCAAAATAAAGTgtgacaggtttggaacaacatgtataaatggtgacagaattagattttttttgggtgaactatctctttaagtgtGAACCTAGACCTCAAGTACTTAATAGACCACCCATCTGGTATTTTCCCACAATGTTGACTGGAAGTCATAAGAAATATCTGTAATCAATCATGCAAACAAGGTCACCACATGTATATATGTGTGCTCCCGTCGGGTGTGGGTGTTAGCAGAAGCATCAGCAAAAATCGCTACGCACTGTGCATTTTAAGGTTTTGGTGGCGCTTTAGGGACATTCAGTCTGTTTGTGAGCATCTCACTTTTGATTCAGACACAGATTATGTTTTTCCAGTTAtgtttacacacatatatacttttatatgaCTCATTTTTATCGGTTACTCTATTTACAGAACTCAAGTTAAATTTCCAAAAGAGGGCAGTTTCCCAGATGATATCAAAGTAAGTAAAAGAAAATGCCCTCAAATGTCTTCCATTTCGAAGGCCTACATGGCTCAGTGATGCCACAGTGACATCAGATTCCACTCGTCAGCACTCGATTGGCTAAATGCTGTTGATTTCCGCCATCATGTGCtctgattaatttaaatgtctcGGGATTTTTGATGTGCAATAACGATTCACACATCTGTTTTGTCATTACTGATTACTTGAGCAAAGTAACCGACTTGTTAGATTTTAGAGAACAATCCGAGGGCGATGATTTCAGGCTAAAGTGCAGAATTAGAGCAGCGAGGCTGTGTTGGTTAGATTG includes the following:
- the LOC127957393 gene encoding uncharacterized protein LOC127957393; translated protein: MDTARANRAHIIWTSIALGFILIASCLTYVFMSKVSGCRISIVNGSIIESMFSRKYDHPISQEHWLLKARGYNQTNDYLIWEDEWHGYRNKNESVLDHTKMSMIVREKGVYLVYIQVNFQLDPQKITDSTVELKILVYFTSDGEEQLFAAAQDTQVVIDSDLQDAKLNTFLLMKMQPKSQLSVRVFPSEFVNCKPQPFSSFITIIKWADNW